In Arthrobacter citreus, a single genomic region encodes these proteins:
- a CDS encoding cation:proton antiporter has protein sequence MLYVQLAIILIASKIFGDLSTKLGQPAVLGKLLIGIILGPAVLGIITETETLHEMSEIGVILLMFIAGLETDINEFKRTGKASSFVGFLGIIFPLFSGYLYGIAINLSQFEAIFLGLILSATSVSISVATLKEIGKLKTKEGATILGAAVIDDIVVIIALAFVMSFSGSAVSLPILLFNKFIFFTFAILIGWKIVPWFLKKFIKLNVSETLISAALIICFLFSAFADKTGIAAIIGAYIAGISISVTKFKQEVFEKVETIAYSIFVPVFFTLIGVSVQFTGLSHSIPTIIILSMIALLTKLIGGALGAKLAGFPTKNSLGIGSAMVSRGEVALIMASTGLANNLLTKEMFAILVIVVLITTIVTPPLMKLFFTENNKVSTS, from the coding sequence ATGCTTTATGTGCAACTGGCGATTATTTTGATTGCCTCTAAAATTTTTGGGGATTTAAGTACTAAACTTGGTCAACCTGCAGTACTAGGTAAGCTGTTAATAGGGATCATCCTTGGTCCAGCAGTTCTTGGTATTATTACAGAAACGGAAACATTGCATGAAATGAGTGAAATTGGCGTTATTCTACTCATGTTCATTGCTGGTTTAGAAACTGATATTAATGAATTTAAAAGAACTGGTAAAGCCTCTTCTTTTGTAGGATTTCTAGGTATAATATTCCCTTTATTTTCAGGTTATCTTTATGGAATTGCTATTAATTTAAGCCAATTTGAAGCTATTTTTTTAGGACTGATTCTTTCTGCAACTAGTGTAAGTATTTCAGTTGCCACACTAAAAGAAATAGGAAAACTAAAGACTAAAGAAGGAGCAACAATTTTAGGTGCCGCCGTAATCGACGATATTGTTGTCATTATTGCATTAGCGTTTGTCATGAGTTTCAGCGGGAGTGCAGTTAGCCTACCAATTCTTCTATTTAATAAGTTTATATTTTTTACATTTGCCATCTTGATTGGTTGGAAAATTGTACCATGGTTCCTAAAAAAATTTATTAAACTAAATGTTTCAGAAACATTAATCTCTGCTGCTTTAATCATTTGTTTCCTATTCTCAGCCTTCGCAGACAAAACTGGTATTGCTGCAATAATTGGTGCTTATATCGCGGGCATTTCGATTTCCGTTACAAAGTTTAAGCAAGAAGTTTTTGAAAAGGTCGAAACAATTGCATACTCTATATTTGTACCTGTCTTTTTCACATTAATTGGTGTATCAGTTCAATTTACAGGATTAAGTCATTCAATTCCAACTATCATCATATTAAGTATGATTGCCCTTTTAACTAAACTAATTGGTGGAGCATTGGGCGCAAAACTTGCTGGATTTCCAACTAAAAATTCATTAGGAATCGGTTCAGCTATGGTATCGCGAGGGGAAGTCGCACTTATTATGGCATCAACAGGATTAGCAAATAATCTGTTAACTAAAGAAATGTTTGCGATTCTTGTTATAGTTGTGCTCATCACAACCATTGTAACCCCACCACTTATGAAGTTATTTTTTACAGAAAATAATAAAGTTTCAACGTCCTGA